A segment of the bacterium genome:
TTACGTGGTTTACGACGAGGAGCGGCGCCGCGCCGGCCTGGCCACCGACATACCTCCCCTGGGGCCCATCTATTTCGGCGGCGAATTCGGCGACGTCGATTGCGGGCGCGCGCTCGTCGCCGTAAGGCGCGCCGACGACGTTAAGGTTTCCGAACCCGAAGATATCGATTGGGAATTGGGCCGGCTGGTGGGGGCGGGTAACATCGCGGCGCGCTACGCCGGCCGGATGGAATTCGGCGCCCGGGCGTTGGGCAACCGGTCCATACTGGCCGACCCCACCGACATGGCCGTCATCCCCAGAATAAACGAGATGATAAAAAGCCGCGACTTCTGGATGCCCTTCGCGCCTTCGGTTCTGGCCGAACGGGCCGAGGAGTACGCCGTCAAACCCAAAGCTATGGCCGCGCCGTACATGGTCATGGCCTTCGACTCCACCGCTCAACGCGACGAGTACCGCGCCGCGACCCATCCGTACGACAAGACGACGCGGCCGCAGGAAGTATTCGAAGATTGGAACCCCCGTTACTACCGGGTGCTGAAATCTTTCGAGGAGGCGACGGGCCGCGGCATAGTACTAAACACCTCTTTCAATCTCCACGGGTACCCCATCGTCTACAAGCCGGAGGAAGCGGTGGAGGTGTTCCTTCGCTCCAGCCTGGACGCGCTGGCGTTGGGGCCCTACCTCGTCCAGCGGAAGTAACCCGCCGGGAATAAAATTAAAGGCGGCCGAGAGGCCGCCTTTTTTGCTATCCTGCCGCGCGTTTAAAATTTCCCGAAGAAAATTAAAACGCCGAAAGCGACGAAGAGGACGCCGGCAACTTTTTGGATAACGGTCGGCGGGACCAACTTCGCGATGCCCACCCCCAGGAAGACGCCGACGAAGGTCAACGCCGCCAGGGCCAGCGCGGCGCCGAAAAATACGTGCCACGGCTTGCCGGTTTGCGACGCCATCGCGATGGCCGCGAGTTGCGTCTTGTCGCCGAGTTCGGCAAGGAAAATCAACCCAAACGCGGTAACGAAGGTCTTCATAATTCGCGTTCTCCTTAAAGTTTCGCTTCTTCCCGGAAGCGGGCCACGCGGTCCAACCAATACTGCCAATCGTGTTTACTAAATACGCGTTCGGCCGACTCGAGGTAATGGGCGGCGTCGTCGCGGCGGCCCGACGCGAAGCAAGCCTGCGCCAAACGGAAGGCGGCGCGCGGCCAGTGCAAGAAATCGCGGCCGTCGGTCTGGCGCATTACCCAGTCGAATTCGGCCGCCGACCCGGCCGCGTCCCCCAGAAATAATTTAAGCTCGCCGAGCCGCAAGCGGCCCTCGTGTACCTCTTCGGCCTTCTTCGCCGCGGCCACCGCCGCCGCCACTTCTTCCACCATCTCGGCCGCGCGCCCGGCATCCCGCCGCGCCAGCGCCAAATCGGCGTCGAGGTTCGCCCGGGCGAGGGCGGCGGTCTCCCGGGACGGCGGCTCGAGCGCGAAGACCGCCCGGTAGTGGCGACGGAACTCGTCGGAGTCGTACGCGCCGGCGTCCACCTCTACGCGCGCTCCCAATAATTCGGCGTAAAATTTATGCGCCGCCGACCCGATCTGAGCGGCCGCCTCCAAAGCCGCCGCTGCGTGTTCGCGCGCCGCGTCCCACCGGCCCCGGCAACGTTCGAGCTCGCCTACGTTAATATGTGCCCCGGATAAGATTTCGTAGCTGGAGATATCCTCGGCCAACGCCACCGCTTCCCGGCCGTATTCCTCGGCCTTCGAAGGCTCGAGGTACAGGTAATAAGCTATCAAATTGCAGACCGCGGCTGCCTCGGTCCGGCGGGTGCCGATGCGCCGCGTTATCTCCAGCGCCCGTTCGGCGAAATCCACCGCGTCGTGATAACGCCCTAAAAGGTAGTCGGCGAAGCCCAAGTTAGTTAAAGCGATGGCCTGCCCCGGTAGATCTCCGGCCTGTTGCCAAATATATAGGCCGTCGTGGAAATACTCCAGCGCTCGCTCCGGTTCGTCGGCGTTCAAATAATCGGACCCTATAATATTGTAACAATACGCGACGGCTACGTCGTCGCCGGCCTCGGTGAAACGCGCTAACGCTTCGGCTATAGCCCGACGGCGCGCGCCGTCTTCGCCCAAACACGCTAAAACCTTTACCAAAGATTGGAGCGTCTTCCCTTCCAGAAGGGGTTCGTTCAAAGCGTTATAGATATTTCGCGCGTCCTCCAAGTACAGCCGTGCTTCACGATTCTCCCCCAATTCGCTATAAGCTTTACCGGCCAGGCACAATAGCTTCGCCCTCGCGACCGACGTCTCGGCATACTTCAACTCTTCCTCGGCGAGCTCGAGAGCACGCTTCGGGTCGGCGTAGTCCAGAAGACAAGAAGACAACTTCTCGATTAATTCCACTCTTAAACCGGGGTCTACCGGGCCCACGTCACGGACGCACTCGAACGCGCGTTGGTAATGCGATATCGCCTCCAAAAGCGCGTAAACCGCCGCCGCCCGGTCCCCCGCCGCCTTGAGATGCTCGACCGCGTCCCGATTTCGTCCGGCCTCCAAAAGGTAGTGTGCCACCATTCCCGGTTCGGTACCCCTCTTTTCGGCCGCGCGAGCGATCGCGGAAAAAATCGCGCTTCGCTCCTTCTTAATTAAAGATTCGTACAAAACCTCTCCCGTTACGTCGTGAGCGAACGAGAACCTCCCTCCCGAAACCGTCAGGACCCCGACGCGCTCGAGCTCGGCGATTAACTCGTCGACGACCTCGCGGATTTCAGCGGGCGCTACGTCGCGCACCAACGCGAGCTCGCCCTCCAACCCTACGCACGACGCTATCTTCGCTACTTTCGACGCCTCCGGGCTCAACCTGTCCGCGCGCGCCCGGGCCGCCGCCTTAACCGACGCCGGCGGCTTGAAAGCCTCCCCCGCCCCCCGGGTCAAAACCGCCGCCGCGACTTCCTCGCAGTACAAAGGGTTACCCCTCGCCCACGTAATAATGCGCCGCAGCAATTCCGGCGCGAGGCGCTCGCGGGGGATTAGAGCGCGGACCAGCTCTGCGACGTCGCCGTCCGCCAACGGCGGCAACTCGACGACGTCCGCGGTAACGCGCCGCAGAAGCTCCGGCTCCCGCGCCGTTACGATTAACAATAACCGAAGCTTATTTACGCGAGAGGCGAAGCGCGAGAGGAGCAGGAAATCCGCGTTCGACGCCCATTGCGCGTCCTCGAGTATTAACACCGCCGGCCCTCTCGCGGCCACGTCGGCCCAAACGGTTTCGAATAACTCGTAAAGCCGTTCGAACCGCGCGACGCCCCTAAGTTGTTCGGTAATAGGGGTTTCGAGGGGGTGCTGCTCTAAAACCGCGCTCAAGAGCGGCGCCGCCTCGAGCAACTCCGGCTTCCCGGCGCGGAGGAGGTCCTCGGCCCGCTCGAGATAGCTCGCGCCGGAGAAGTGCGCCAGCGCATCGCTCAACGGGCTTCGGAACGCCGCGTACGAAACCTCGACCGTTACCGGTAAACATTTGCCGACGAAAACGCGTACGTCTTCCAGGCCCGCCAAAGCCTCCGTCACGAGGCGCGTTTTGCCTATCCCCGGGCCGCCGGAAATACCGACCGCCGCGCCCCGCCCCGCGCGGAGGTCTTCCAACGTACGACGCAACCTCAGCAATTCCCCGTCCCGACCGACGAACACCTTACGCGACGGCGCGACTCCCGCAAACGAATCGGCGAACCCGTCGACGATAAAACCGGTTTCGGCAAGGCCGTCGGGGGTAGTAGCGCCGAGCGATACCGGCTTCACCGTGAATAACCGCCGCACTTGGTCCGCCGCCGCGGCGCTTAATAAAACCGTATTAGGCCGGGCGTTGTTTCGTAAGCGGGCGGCGTTTTCGACGGTCGAACCCAGGGCCACGTAATCGGCCGCGGCGACGTTGGCCCCCACCCGGACCACGCCGAAATCGACCGCGAACCTGGTCGCGACGTTTTGGCCCGACGCGGCGTGCAACCGCTTCGAGACGTCGGCTATGCAGTCGCGCGACGCAAAGGCGGCGCGTACGGCCAGCTCCACTTCCCGCTCCCTCGCTACCGGCGCGCCGAAAATCGCCGTTAGGCCGGCGGTATACCTGTTAATCACCGTACCCCCGTGCGCCGTACACGCGTCGTCGAGGGCCGCCATACATTCGGCTACGTAATCGGAAACCTGCGCCGTAGGCATACTGCCCACGAGCTTCGCCAACCCCTGCACGTCGCCCGCCAGGCATGCTACCTCGCGCAACTCGACGCCGTAACCGCCGGCCCGACCGACCGGCGCGCCGCAAACGGGACAGAAGTTAGCGTCGGCCCTTACCGTCGCGTGGCAAGATGGACATAGCATAGCCGTTACGTTCCGCCGTTAATCCGGCGACGCTTCGAATATCTGCGCCTCGAGGACCTGCTCGCGTTTGAAGTCGTCCAGCTGTAAGTACCAGGCCGCGCAATC
Coding sequences within it:
- a CDS encoding TMEM165/GDT1 family protein, which produces MKTFVTAFGLIFLAELGDKTQLAAIAMASQTGKPWHVFFGAALALAALTFVGVFLGVGIAKLVPPTVIQKVAGVLFVAFGVLIFFGKF
- a CDS encoding AAA family ATPase → MLCPSCHATVRADANFCPVCGAPVGRAGGYGVELREVACLAGDVQGLAKLVGSMPTAQVSDYVAECMAALDDACTAHGGTVINRYTAGLTAIFGAPVAREREVELAVRAAFASRDCIADVSKRLHAASGQNVATRFAVDFGVVRVGANVAAADYVALGSTVENAARLRNNARPNTVLLSAAAADQVRRLFTVKPVSLGATTPDGLAETGFIVDGFADSFAGVAPSRKVFVGRDGELLRLRRTLEDLRAGRGAAVGISGGPGIGKTRLVTEALAGLEDVRVFVGKCLPVTVEVSYAAFRSPLSDALAHFSGASYLERAEDLLRAGKPELLEAAPLLSAVLEQHPLETPITEQLRGVARFERLYELFETVWADVAARGPAVLILEDAQWASNADFLLLSRFASRVNKLRLLLIVTAREPELLRRVTADVVELPPLADGDVAELVRALIPRERLAPELLRRIITWARGNPLYCEEVAAAVLTRGAGEAFKPPASVKAAARARADRLSPEASKVAKIASCVGLEGELALVRDVAPAEIREVVDELIAELERVGVLTVSGGRFSFAHDVTGEVLYESLIKKERSAIFSAIARAAEKRGTEPGMVAHYLLEAGRNRDAVEHLKAAGDRAAAVYALLEAISHYQRAFECVRDVGPVDPGLRVELIEKLSSCLLDYADPKRALELAEEELKYAETSVARAKLLCLAGKAYSELGENREARLYLEDARNIYNALNEPLLEGKTLQSLVKVLACLGEDGARRRAIAEALARFTEAGDDVAVAYCYNIIGSDYLNADEPERALEYFHDGLYIWQQAGDLPGQAIALTNLGFADYLLGRYHDAVDFAERALEITRRIGTRRTEAAAVCNLIAYYLYLEPSKAEEYGREAVALAEDISSYEILSGAHINVGELERCRGRWDAAREHAAAALEAAAQIGSAAHKFYAELLGARVEVDAGAYDSDEFRRHYRAVFALEPPSRETAALARANLDADLALARRDAGRAAEMVEEVAAAVAAAKKAEEVHEGRLRLGELKLFLGDAAGSAAEFDWVMRQTDGRDFLHWPRAAFRLAQACFASGRRDDAAHYLESAERVFSKHDWQYWLDRVARFREEAKL